In one Silene latifolia isolate original U9 population chromosome 10, ASM4854445v1, whole genome shotgun sequence genomic region, the following are encoded:
- the LOC141607845 gene encoding UBA domain-containing protein Mud1-like — MIAQVPFYSEFIGQINWSKRDISDVKTVMNVAMTEECNALLRNGTPPKMSDPGHFSIPCSIGTHSIDNALCDLGASISVLPLSLALKLGLTKFTRARTTVRLADYSYVRVKGAVHDVPIRIGNFFIPVDFIVLNISEDRRDKFKDPGGEMGAPSLKSGTARIDDPGGDADNVMPSRKKLCDEVIDWDPDAVGSCCSYIAKLWRPDVRLTIAEATSSSQRPSSRPMICAVG; from the exons ATGATTGCCCAGGTACCCTTTTATTCTGAATTTATTGGCCAAATTAATTGGTCTAAGAGGGATATTAGTGATGTTAAGACGGTAATGAATGTTGCTATGACTGAAGAGTGCAACGCACTTCTTCGAAATGGGACCCCGCCCAAAATGTCTGACCCAGGTCATTTTTCTATACCATGTTCAATAGGTACCCATTcaattgataatgctttatgtgacctaggagctagtattagcgttTTACCTTTATCTCTTGCCTTGAAATTGGGTTTGACTAAGTTTACACGCGCTAGAACGACTGTTCGGCTAGCTGACTATTCTTATGTACGGGTCAAAGGAGCTGTACATGATGTACCTattaggatcgggaatttctttattcccgtagatttTATTGTCTTAAATATATCCGAAGACC gtcgCGACAAGTTCAAAGACCCGGGAGGTGAGATGGGTGCTCCTAGTTTGAAGTCTGGAACTGCCCGGATAGATGATCCTGGAGGAGATGCCGATAATGTCATGCCGTCTAGAAAGAAGTTGTGTGATGAGGTGATAGATTGGGACCCGGATGCTGTGGGAAGCTGttgttcttacattgccaagcTGTGGAGGCCGGATGTCCGCTTGACGATTGCTGAAGCTACCTCGTCCAGTCAGAGGCCTAGTAGTAGGCCAATGATTTGTGCTGTTGGATGA